One stretch of Thermoanaerobacterium sp. PSU-2 DNA includes these proteins:
- a CDS encoding AI-2E family transporter, translated as MRICKGYIKYIIWIIIAFIVLYFFYRNVNKIKEILLPLLVSVILAYLINPIVIYIERKGIKRVQSIIIVYFLLMIVLSLFAIFIFPVIVNEISNLFKMIPDYISLLNDKVNNIKNDYLSYLPKEFNKIFIKRANMFDKQMELIVDRAMQSVISMTSHLVNLILSPIITFYLLKDKEVLKNGINEFIPQKMRGTFLKILKDIDYVLSNYIRSQIYISLIVTVLTSIGLMILRVKYSLLIGILAGILNVIPYFGPILGSIPAVVMGLMDSFYKGVWSFVVFFLVQQIESAIIAPKIMSDNVDLHPITVIIALLVGEQFFGILGMLLSVPVVAVAKVIFKDIFMEL; from the coding sequence ATGAGAATATGCAAAGGATATATTAAATACATTATATGGATAATTATAGCATTTATTGTTTTGTATTTTTTTTATAGGAATGTAAATAAAATAAAAGAAATTTTGTTACCATTGTTGGTTTCTGTTATACTTGCATATCTCATAAATCCAATTGTGATATACATTGAAAGAAAAGGTATAAAAAGAGTACAATCTATAATAATTGTTTATTTTTTGCTGATGATTGTATTATCACTTTTTGCTATTTTTATATTTCCAGTAATTGTGAATGAAATATCGAATCTTTTTAAAATGATACCGGATTATATTAGCCTATTGAATGACAAAGTTAATAATATTAAAAATGATTATTTATCGTACTTGCCAAAAGAATTTAATAAAATATTCATTAAGCGAGCAAATATGTTTGATAAGCAAATGGAATTGATAGTTGACAGAGCAATGCAAAGTGTTATTTCAATGACAAGTCATCTTGTAAATTTGATATTATCACCTATTATTACTTTTTACTTACTAAAAGACAAAGAAGTTTTAAAAAATGGCATTAACGAGTTTATACCACAAAAAATGAGAGGAACTTTTTTGAAGATTTTAAAAGATATCGACTATGTCTTAAGTAATTATATTAGAAGCCAAATATATATTTCATTAATAGTGACAGTTTTGACGTCAATAGGACTGATGATATTAAGAGTAAAGTATTCTTTGTTAATAGGTATATTAGCTGGCATATTAAATGTAATACCGTATTTCGGACCTATATTAGGTTCGATTCCAGCAGTTGTCATGGGGCTTATGGATTCATTTTATAAAGGCGTATGGTCATTTGTTGTGTTTTTTTTAGTACAGCAAATCGAAAGTGCCATAATAGCTCCAAAAATAATGAGCGACAATGTAGATTTACATCCTATAACAGTTATAATTGCTCTTTTGGTAGGAGAGCAGTTTTTCGGAATATTAGGTATGCTTTTGTCAGTTCCTGTCGTAGCTGTGGCAAAAGTGATATTTAAGGATATTTTTATGGAGTTATAA